Proteins from a single region of Psychrobacter cryohalolentis K5:
- a CDS encoding ABC1 kinase family protein: MANNTSRSSNNKQSIDNLKTSGFDRRMSIAKTSLNIGRRWAGNSVSGMFLNKEARTARNQIFMEEQAHYLAEELGKLKGSVVKIGQMLAIYGEHILPPEITRALQTLNDDTATLAWPKIEQNLQDLLGNKLQDLQVDPVPIGTASLAQVHRATVIATGEQVVLKIQYPGVADAINSDLALFKSLLKVSNIVPQTRSLDAWFEEIRDLLHHEVDYEAEADTTERFYNRLIDDARYVVPRINRHYSTKRLLCMSYEPGISVVSDALQLLPLERRNAIGQAAIEIMIQEIFVWGEMQTDPNFGNYLVRVARDETEIDKLVLLDFGAIRQFDNNLLTIAHNLLRSGYYHDHQSMMSAMTGYDFFDTMSDKVRSDIASLFLLATEPFSEPVINTDMPANCLDDQQRYIWANSKLHTRLSNDATQAMQSFEFNLPPKEFMFISRKFIGAYTFLTVLDARTDSNNLVKPFL; encoded by the coding sequence AGCAGTCTATCGATAATTTAAAAACATCGGGGTTTGATCGTCGTATGTCGATTGCCAAAACCTCATTGAACATTGGTCGACGTTGGGCAGGTAATAGCGTGTCTGGTATGTTTCTTAATAAAGAAGCACGTACAGCACGTAACCAGATTTTTATGGAAGAACAGGCGCATTATTTGGCAGAAGAGCTTGGTAAATTAAAAGGCTCTGTCGTGAAAATTGGTCAAATGCTAGCGATTTATGGTGAGCATATCTTACCACCTGAGATTACCCGTGCCTTACAAACGCTTAATGATGATACAGCGACACTTGCATGGCCAAAAATCGAGCAGAATTTACAGGATTTATTGGGTAATAAGCTGCAGGATCTTCAGGTTGACCCTGTCCCTATTGGTACAGCATCCCTCGCCCAAGTTCACCGTGCAACCGTCATAGCCACGGGTGAGCAAGTGGTATTAAAGATTCAATATCCGGGTGTAGCTGATGCGATTAACTCTGATTTGGCTCTATTTAAGAGCCTATTAAAGGTTAGTAATATCGTTCCACAAACCCGTTCACTCGATGCATGGTTTGAAGAGATACGTGATTTATTACATCATGAAGTCGACTATGAGGCGGAAGCTGACACAACAGAGCGGTTCTATAACCGTTTGATTGACGATGCACGTTATGTTGTACCGAGAATTAACCGCCATTATTCGACCAAGCGCTTACTTTGTATGTCTTATGAGCCGGGTATCAGTGTGGTTTCTGACGCATTGCAACTACTCCCTCTTGAGCGTCGAAACGCCATCGGTCAGGCGGCTATCGAAATCATGATACAAGAGATTTTCGTTTGGGGTGAGATGCAAACGGATCCAAACTTTGGTAATTACCTTGTCCGTGTCGCACGCGACGAAACTGAAATTGATAAACTGGTCTTATTAGATTTTGGTGCGATTCGCCAGTTCGATAACAACTTATTGACGATTGCTCATAATTTATTACGTTCCGGTTATTATCATGATCATCAATCTATGATGAGTGCCATGACTGGTTATGACTTTTTTGATACCATGAGTGATAAAGTACGTTCAGATATCGCCTCATTGTTTTTGTTGGCAACTGAACCTTTTAGTGAGCCTGTGATAAACACTGATATGCCTGCTAATTGTCTAGATGACCAACAGCGCTATATTTGGGCTAACAGTAAGCTGCATACTCGCCTCTCAAATGATGCGACACAAGCGATGCAGTCTTTCGAGTTCAATCTACCACCTAAAGAGTTTATGTTTATCAGTCGGAAATTTATCGGTGCCTATACTTTTTTGACTGTGCTTGATGCTCGTACGGATTCTAATAATTTAGTAAAACCGTTTTTATAA